In one window of Heptranchias perlo isolate sHepPer1 chromosome 4, sHepPer1.hap1, whole genome shotgun sequence DNA:
- the LOC137320553 gene encoding doublesex- and mab-3-related transcription factor A1-like has product MDGRGSLPSASLPGPPCGPPNPPTVPISVASSSLLRPPALLLRAAAAAAAAAAAAERYPRTPKCARCRNHGVVSALKGHKRFCRWRDCMCAKCMLIAERQRVMAAQVALRRQQAQEENEARELQFMYAGGGAAEAGLAMAAAAAAANGILPGSRAVATSFEIFGPEYQKQKEEQKSPKYELFDTGLVSRSVLQPSYSLASETGGSDNNLRDKAANPEALENDSAQLSPSPDPPSEGADSPRSVTSSDIESGNECDKPKDLAKVMANLPGSSSNHRAPIDILTKVFPNHKRSKLECILANCKGDVVQAIEQVLNGKEQKGQVKDVECTMSDSGELQRSSHFTLAGLSGSSIGTKSAFSPLQSSAVFGGPANLYGLNPRLGINPLRLAYSSPGRGLPTFMSPYVTSGLMPALPFRPQVDYSFPGIVRDIPYFQNKESLCSSGLYSRINPEKQ; this is encoded by the exons ATGGATGGCAGAGGGTCGTtgccctccgcctctctcccggGGCCCCCCTGCGGGCCACCCAACCCTCCCACCGTCCCCATCTCAGTGGCGAGCAGCTCCCTGCTCCGCCCTCCGGCGCTGCTGCTCCGGGCCGCCGCCGCTGCAGCCGCGGCCGCCGCTGCGGCCGAACGTTACCCGCGAACCCCAAAGTGCGCCCGGTGCCGGAACCACGGCGTCGTGTCGGCGCTCAAGGGCCACAAGCGCTTCTGCCGCTGGAGGGACTGCATGTGCGCCAAGTGCATGCTGATCGCCGAGAGGCAGCGGGTCATGGCCGCTCAGGTCGCTCTCCGGCGGCAGCAAGCGCAAGAAGAGAACGAGGCCAGGGAGCTGCAGTTCATGTACGCCGGAGGAGGGGCCGCCGAAGCCGGactggccatggcagcggctgcCGCGGCAGCGAACGGCATCCTCCCGGGATCGAGGGCCGTGGCGACGTCTTTCGAGATCTTCGGACCCGAGTATCAGAAGCAGAAAGAAG AGCAAAAAAGCCCAAAATACGAACTATTCGACACGGGTTTGGTGAGCCGATCGGTTCTCCAGCCTTCGTATTCTCTCGCTTCAGAGACTGGAGGGTCGGACAACAATCTCAGGGATAAAGCAGCAAATCCCGAAGCTTTGGAGAACGACTCAGCCCAGCTTTCACCTTCCCCGGATCCTCCGTCGGAAGGCGCTGACAGCCCTCGCTCAGTGACTTCCTCGGATATTGAGTCGGGCAACGAATGTGACAAACCCAAGGACTTGGCGAAAGTCATGGCCAATCTCCCCGGCTCTTCCTCCAACCACAGGGCGCCCATTGATATCCTCACCAAAGTCTTCCCCAACCACAAGCGCAGCAAACTCGAGTGCATCCTAGCAAACTGCAAAGGAGACGTGGTCCAAGCCATCGAACAAGTCTTGAATGGGAAGGAACAAAAGGGACAAGTCAAAGATGTTGAGTGCACAATGTCCGATTCTGGTGAACTCCAGCGATCCTCACACTTTACCTTGGCTGGGCTTTCTGGCAGCTCTATCGGGACAAAGTCAGCCTTCTCTCCCCTGCAATCCAGCGCAGTTTTCGGGGGGCCCGCAAATCTGTACGGATTGAACCCCAGGTTAGGCATCAACCCACTTCGACTGGCATACTCGAGCCCCGGCCGAGGGCTTCCAACTTTCATGTCACCTTATGTCACATCTGGTCTGATGCCAGCTTTGCCATTTCGCCCTCAAGTGGACTATTCCTTCCCGGGCATCGTGAGGGATATTCCATATTTCCAGAACAAAGAGTCACTCTGCTCTAGTGGATTGTACTCCAGAATTAATCCGGAAAAACAGTGA